The Hippoglossus hippoglossus isolate fHipHip1 chromosome 19, fHipHip1.pri, whole genome shotgun sequence genome has a segment encoding these proteins:
- the dhx8 gene encoding ATP-dependent RNA helicase DHX8 isoform X2, whose amino-acid sequence MADGSVDELSQLEYLSLVSKVCTELDNHLGISDKDLAEFVISLAEKEPSFDGFKAILLQNGAEFMDSLIGNLLRLIQTMRPPTKAPASKVSEASVKPNTEKDRMKELFPALCRANDPGPKIGDEDDVKVAADAMKELEMFMPSVSGEDSKSSKSRSEKSRRHSRSRSRDRDRHRDRDRDRDRDRDRDRDRKRRHRSRSSSRSRSQSRDHDRHRERDRDRDQGKRKDKSTRWTERSPSPKKDQDSDRWKDKHVDRPPPEEPSVGDIYNGKITSIMQFGCFVQLEGLRKRWEGLVHISELRREGRVANVADVVSKGQRVKIKVLSFTGSKTSLSMKDVDQETGEDLNPNRRRNVGPDGSDEISMRNPDRPVNVNLGHVPELEQDDTLERKRLTKISDPEKWEIKQMIAANVLSKEEFPDFDDETGILPKVDDEEDEDLEIELVEEEPPFLRGHTKQSMDMSPVKIVKNPDGSLSQAAMMQSALAKERRELKQAAREAEMDSIPMGLNKHWVDPLPDVDGRQIAANMRGIGMMPNDIPEWKKHAFGGNKASYGKKTALSILEQRESLPIYKLKEQLIQAVHDNQILIVIGETGSGKTTQITQYLAEAGYTTRGKIGCTQPRRVAAMSVAKRVSEEYGCCLGQEVGYTIRFEDCTSPETVIKYMTDGMLLRECLIDSELGQYAIIMLDEAHERTIHTDVLFGLLKKTVQKRTDMKLIVTSATLDAVKFSQYFYEAPIFTIPGRTYPVEVLYTKEPETDYLDASLITVMQIHLTEPPGDVLVFLTGQEEIDTACEILYERMKSLGPDVPELIILPVYSALPSEMQTRIFDPAPPGSRKVVIATNIAETSLTIDGIYYVVDPGFVKQKVYNSKTGIDQLVVTPISQAQAKQRAGRAGRTGPGKTYRLYTERAYRDEMLTTNVPEIQRTNLASTVLSLKAMGINDLLSFDFMDAPPMETLITAMEQLYTLGALDDEGLLTRLGRRMAEFPLEPMLCKMLIMSVHLGCSEEMLTIVSMLSVQNVFYRPKDKQALADQKKAKFHQPEGDHLTLLAVYNSWKNNKFSNPWCYENFIQARSLRRAQDIRKQMLGIMDRHKLDVVSCGKATVRVQKAICSGFFRNAAKKDPQEGYRTLIDQQVVYIHPSSALFNRQPEWVVYHELVLTTKEYMREVTTIDPRWLVEFSPAFFKVSDPTRLSKQKKQQRLEPLYNRYEEPNAWRISRAFRRR is encoded by the exons ATGGCGGACGGATCCGTGGACGAGCTCTCGCAGCTCGAGTATTTGTCTCTGGTGTCCAAAGTGTGCACGGAGCTCGACAACCATCTTGGAATCAGCGACAAAGACTTAG CTGAATTTGTCATCAGCCTCGCGGAGAAAGAGCCGAGCTTCGATGGATTCAAAGCTATTCTGCTCCAAAACGGAGCCGAGTTCATG GATTCTCTCATCGGCAACTTGCTCAGGCTCATTCAGACAATGCGACCTCCGACCAAGGCGCCGGCCAGTAAAG TCTCTGAGGCGTCGGTCAAGCCGAATACAGAAAAGGATCGAATGAAGGAGTTGTTTCCTGCACTTTGTCGAGCGAACGATCCGGGGCCGAAG ATtggagatgaagatgatgtgaaAGTGGCAGCTGATGCCATGAAAGAGCTGGAGATGTTTATGCCCAGTGTCAGCGGGGAAGACTCAAAAAGCAGCAAGAGCCG GTCCGAGAAGAGCAGACGCCACAGCCGGAGtcgcagcagagacagagaccgaCACAGAGATAGGGACAGAGACCGAGATCGggatagagacagagacagagacaggaagagaagacaTCGTTCTCGATCAAGTTCCAGGTCCAGGTCTCAGTCCAGAGATCACGAtcgtcacagagagagagacagggataGAGATCAAggtaaaagaaaagacaaatccaCCCGCTGGACTGAGCGTTCACCGAGTCCCAAGAAAGACCAAGACTCTGATCGCTGGAAAGACAAGCACGTGGACCGCCCTCCACCTGAAGAGCCTTCAGTCGGGGACATTTACAACGGCAAAATCACCAGCATCATGCAGTTTGGATGCTTTGTTCAGCTCGAGGGTTTAAG GAAACGATGGGAGGGATTGGTCCACATCTCAGAGCTGCGTCGAGAGGGACGTGTGGCCAACGTGGCTGATGTCGTCAGCAAAGGCCAACGAGTTAAAATCAAGGTGCTCTCGTTCACTGGCTCCAAGACCAGCCTCAGTATGAAG GATGTGGATCAGGAGACAGGAGAAGACCTGAACCCCAACAGGAGAAGGAACGTGGGACCAGACGGAAGTGACGAGATCTCCATGAGGAACCCAGACCGGCCGGTCAACGTGAACTTGGGCCACGTCCCTGAACTGGAGCAGGACGACACCCTGGAGCGCAAGAGGCTCACTAAAATCTCTGACCCAGAGAAGTGGGAAATCAAACAG ATGATCGCTGCCAATGTGCTGTCCAAAGAAGAGTTCCCTGATTTTGACGACGAGACAGGGATCCTTCCTAAAGTTGATGATGAGGAGG ACGAAGACTTGGAAATTGAGCTGGTTGAAGAAGAACCTCCATTCCTGCGGGGACACACCAAACAAAGCATGGACATGAGCCCAGTCAAGATCGTCAAG AATCCAGATGGCTCTCTGTCCCAGGCCGCCATGATGCAGAGCGCTCTGGCTAAGGAAAGACGAGAGCTGAAGCAGGCTGCGCGTGAGGCAGAGATGGACTCCATCCCCATGGGGCTGAATAAACACTGGGTGGACCCACTGCCAGACG TCGACGGTAGGCAGATTGCAGCCAACATGAGAGGCATCGGCATGATGCCCAACGACATCCCAGAGTGGAAGAAACACGCCTTTGGGGGCAACAAGGCCTCTTATGGAAAGAAGACCGCACTCTCCATCCTGGAGCAGAGGGAAAGTCTGCCCATCTACAAGCTGAAGGAGCAGCTCATTCAG GCTGTTCATGACAACCAGATCCTGATTGTGATCGGAGAGACGGGATCCGGTAAGACCACACAGATCACCCAGTACCTGGCAGAGGCCGGTTACACCACCCGCGGGAAGATTGGCTGCACGCAGCCCCGTCGTGTGGCCGCCATGTCGGTGGCAAAGAGAGTCTCAGAGGAATATGGTTGTTGTCTTGGACAAGAG GTGGGTTACACCATCCGGTTTGAGGACTGCACCAGCCCTGAGACGGTGATCAAGTACATGACGGACGGTATGCTGTTGAGAGAGTGTTTGATCGACTCCGAACTGGGGCAGTACGCCATTATCATGTTGGATGAAGCTCACGAGAGGACGATCCACACTGATGTTCTCTTCGGCCTCCTGAAGAAG ACTGTACAGAAACGCACGGACATGAAGCTGATCGTTACGTCAGCTACACTGGACGCTGTGAAGTTCTCTCAGTATTTCTATGAAGCTCCAATCTTCACCATCCCAGGCAGAACGTATCCAGTGGAGGTGCTTTACACCAAAGAGCCGGAGACAGACTACCTGGATGCCAGTCTCATCACCGTCATGCAGATCCATCTGACTGAACCTCCAG GTGACGTCCTGGTGTTTCTGACGGGACAGGAGGAGATCGACACGGCCTGTGAGATCCTGTACGAGCGGATGAAGTCGCTGGGGCCGGATGTGCCTGAGCTGATTATTCTGCCCGTTTACTCGGCCCTGCCCAGCGAGATGCAGACCAGGATCTTTGACCCGGCACCACCAGGCAGCAGAAAG GTGGTCATTGCCACAAACATCGCAGAGACGTCTCTGACCATCGATGGGATTTACTATGTGGTCGACCCCGGCTTTGTCAAGCAAAAAGTCTACAACTCCAAGACTGGTATCGACCAGCTTGTGGTGACTCCCATCTCACAG GCCCAGGCCAAGCAGAGGGCGGGTCGAGCCGGCAGAACGGGCCCAGGGAAAACGTACAGGCTCTACACAGAGAGAGCCTACAGAGATGAGATGCTGACGACCAACGTGCCTGAGATCCAGAGAACCAACTTGGCCAGCACGGTGCTGTCTCTGAAG GCCATGGGCATCAATGACCTCCTGTCCTTCGACTTCATGGACGCTCCCCCCATGGAGACTCTGATCACAGCCATGGAGCAGCTCTACACTCTGGGAGCTCTGGACGATGAAGGTTTACTCACCAGACTCGGCAGAAGG ATGGCTGAGTTTCCTCTGGAGCCGATGCTGTGTAAGATGTTGATCATGTCTGTGCATCTGGGCTGCAGTGAGGAGATGCTCACCATCGTGTCCATGCTGTCTGTGCAGAATGTCTTCTATCGGCCAAAG gacaaaCAAGCCCTGGCCGACCAGAAGAAGGCAAAGTTCCACCAACCTGAGGGAGACCACCTGACTCTGCTCGCTGTCTACAACTCCTGGAAGAACAACAAGTTCTCCAACCCCTGGTGTTACGAGAACTTCATCCAGGCCCGCTCCCTGCGCCGAGCCCAGGACATCCGCAAACAGATGCTGGGTATCATGGACAG gcaTAAGCTTGATGTGGTGTCTTGTGGAAAAGCCACGGTCCGAGTCCAGAAAGCCATCTGCAGTGGTTTCTTCAGGAACGCGGCCAAAAAGGATCCTCAGGAGGGCTACAGAACGCTGATAGACCAGCAAGTCGTGTACATTCACCCCTCCAGTGCTCTGTTCAACCGCCAGCCTGAGTG GGTCGTCTACCACGAGTTGGTGTTGACCACCAAGGAGTACATGCGAGAGGTGACCACCATCGACCCCCGCTGGCTGGTGGAGTTCTCTCCGGCCTTCTTCAAAGTGTCCGACCCCACGCGCCTCAGCAAGCAGAAGAAACAGCAACGTCTGGAGCCGCTGTACAATCGCTACGAGGAGCCCAACGCCTGGAGGATCTCCCGCGCCTTCAGACGCCGTTGA
- the dhx8 gene encoding ATP-dependent RNA helicase DHX8 isoform X1 → MADGSVDELSQLEYLSLVSKVCTELDNHLGISDKDLAEFVISLAEKEPSFDGFKAILLQNGAEFMDSLIGNLLRLIQTMRPPTKAPASKVSEASVKPNTEKDRMKELFPALCRANDPGPKKIGDEDDVKVAADAMKELEMFMPSVSGEDSKSSKSRSEKSRRHSRSRSRDRDRHRDRDRDRDRDRDRDRDRKRRHRSRSSSRSRSQSRDHDRHRERDRDRDQGKRKDKSTRWTERSPSPKKDQDSDRWKDKHVDRPPPEEPSVGDIYNGKITSIMQFGCFVQLEGLRKRWEGLVHISELRREGRVANVADVVSKGQRVKIKVLSFTGSKTSLSMKDVDQETGEDLNPNRRRNVGPDGSDEISMRNPDRPVNVNLGHVPELEQDDTLERKRLTKISDPEKWEIKQMIAANVLSKEEFPDFDDETGILPKVDDEEDEDLEIELVEEEPPFLRGHTKQSMDMSPVKIVKNPDGSLSQAAMMQSALAKERRELKQAAREAEMDSIPMGLNKHWVDPLPDVDGRQIAANMRGIGMMPNDIPEWKKHAFGGNKASYGKKTALSILEQRESLPIYKLKEQLIQAVHDNQILIVIGETGSGKTTQITQYLAEAGYTTRGKIGCTQPRRVAAMSVAKRVSEEYGCCLGQEVGYTIRFEDCTSPETVIKYMTDGMLLRECLIDSELGQYAIIMLDEAHERTIHTDVLFGLLKKTVQKRTDMKLIVTSATLDAVKFSQYFYEAPIFTIPGRTYPVEVLYTKEPETDYLDASLITVMQIHLTEPPGDVLVFLTGQEEIDTACEILYERMKSLGPDVPELIILPVYSALPSEMQTRIFDPAPPGSRKVVIATNIAETSLTIDGIYYVVDPGFVKQKVYNSKTGIDQLVVTPISQAQAKQRAGRAGRTGPGKTYRLYTERAYRDEMLTTNVPEIQRTNLASTVLSLKAMGINDLLSFDFMDAPPMETLITAMEQLYTLGALDDEGLLTRLGRRMAEFPLEPMLCKMLIMSVHLGCSEEMLTIVSMLSVQNVFYRPKDKQALADQKKAKFHQPEGDHLTLLAVYNSWKNNKFSNPWCYENFIQARSLRRAQDIRKQMLGIMDRHKLDVVSCGKATVRVQKAICSGFFRNAAKKDPQEGYRTLIDQQVVYIHPSSALFNRQPEWVVYHELVLTTKEYMREVTTIDPRWLVEFSPAFFKVSDPTRLSKQKKQQRLEPLYNRYEEPNAWRISRAFRRR, encoded by the exons ATGGCGGACGGATCCGTGGACGAGCTCTCGCAGCTCGAGTATTTGTCTCTGGTGTCCAAAGTGTGCACGGAGCTCGACAACCATCTTGGAATCAGCGACAAAGACTTAG CTGAATTTGTCATCAGCCTCGCGGAGAAAGAGCCGAGCTTCGATGGATTCAAAGCTATTCTGCTCCAAAACGGAGCCGAGTTCATG GATTCTCTCATCGGCAACTTGCTCAGGCTCATTCAGACAATGCGACCTCCGACCAAGGCGCCGGCCAGTAAAG TCTCTGAGGCGTCGGTCAAGCCGAATACAGAAAAGGATCGAATGAAGGAGTTGTTTCCTGCACTTTGTCGAGCGAACGATCCGGGGCCGAAG AAGATtggagatgaagatgatgtgaaAGTGGCAGCTGATGCCATGAAAGAGCTGGAGATGTTTATGCCCAGTGTCAGCGGGGAAGACTCAAAAAGCAGCAAGAGCCG GTCCGAGAAGAGCAGACGCCACAGCCGGAGtcgcagcagagacagagaccgaCACAGAGATAGGGACAGAGACCGAGATCGggatagagacagagacagagacaggaagagaagacaTCGTTCTCGATCAAGTTCCAGGTCCAGGTCTCAGTCCAGAGATCACGAtcgtcacagagagagagacagggataGAGATCAAggtaaaagaaaagacaaatccaCCCGCTGGACTGAGCGTTCACCGAGTCCCAAGAAAGACCAAGACTCTGATCGCTGGAAAGACAAGCACGTGGACCGCCCTCCACCTGAAGAGCCTTCAGTCGGGGACATTTACAACGGCAAAATCACCAGCATCATGCAGTTTGGATGCTTTGTTCAGCTCGAGGGTTTAAG GAAACGATGGGAGGGATTGGTCCACATCTCAGAGCTGCGTCGAGAGGGACGTGTGGCCAACGTGGCTGATGTCGTCAGCAAAGGCCAACGAGTTAAAATCAAGGTGCTCTCGTTCACTGGCTCCAAGACCAGCCTCAGTATGAAG GATGTGGATCAGGAGACAGGAGAAGACCTGAACCCCAACAGGAGAAGGAACGTGGGACCAGACGGAAGTGACGAGATCTCCATGAGGAACCCAGACCGGCCGGTCAACGTGAACTTGGGCCACGTCCCTGAACTGGAGCAGGACGACACCCTGGAGCGCAAGAGGCTCACTAAAATCTCTGACCCAGAGAAGTGGGAAATCAAACAG ATGATCGCTGCCAATGTGCTGTCCAAAGAAGAGTTCCCTGATTTTGACGACGAGACAGGGATCCTTCCTAAAGTTGATGATGAGGAGG ACGAAGACTTGGAAATTGAGCTGGTTGAAGAAGAACCTCCATTCCTGCGGGGACACACCAAACAAAGCATGGACATGAGCCCAGTCAAGATCGTCAAG AATCCAGATGGCTCTCTGTCCCAGGCCGCCATGATGCAGAGCGCTCTGGCTAAGGAAAGACGAGAGCTGAAGCAGGCTGCGCGTGAGGCAGAGATGGACTCCATCCCCATGGGGCTGAATAAACACTGGGTGGACCCACTGCCAGACG TCGACGGTAGGCAGATTGCAGCCAACATGAGAGGCATCGGCATGATGCCCAACGACATCCCAGAGTGGAAGAAACACGCCTTTGGGGGCAACAAGGCCTCTTATGGAAAGAAGACCGCACTCTCCATCCTGGAGCAGAGGGAAAGTCTGCCCATCTACAAGCTGAAGGAGCAGCTCATTCAG GCTGTTCATGACAACCAGATCCTGATTGTGATCGGAGAGACGGGATCCGGTAAGACCACACAGATCACCCAGTACCTGGCAGAGGCCGGTTACACCACCCGCGGGAAGATTGGCTGCACGCAGCCCCGTCGTGTGGCCGCCATGTCGGTGGCAAAGAGAGTCTCAGAGGAATATGGTTGTTGTCTTGGACAAGAG GTGGGTTACACCATCCGGTTTGAGGACTGCACCAGCCCTGAGACGGTGATCAAGTACATGACGGACGGTATGCTGTTGAGAGAGTGTTTGATCGACTCCGAACTGGGGCAGTACGCCATTATCATGTTGGATGAAGCTCACGAGAGGACGATCCACACTGATGTTCTCTTCGGCCTCCTGAAGAAG ACTGTACAGAAACGCACGGACATGAAGCTGATCGTTACGTCAGCTACACTGGACGCTGTGAAGTTCTCTCAGTATTTCTATGAAGCTCCAATCTTCACCATCCCAGGCAGAACGTATCCAGTGGAGGTGCTTTACACCAAAGAGCCGGAGACAGACTACCTGGATGCCAGTCTCATCACCGTCATGCAGATCCATCTGACTGAACCTCCAG GTGACGTCCTGGTGTTTCTGACGGGACAGGAGGAGATCGACACGGCCTGTGAGATCCTGTACGAGCGGATGAAGTCGCTGGGGCCGGATGTGCCTGAGCTGATTATTCTGCCCGTTTACTCGGCCCTGCCCAGCGAGATGCAGACCAGGATCTTTGACCCGGCACCACCAGGCAGCAGAAAG GTGGTCATTGCCACAAACATCGCAGAGACGTCTCTGACCATCGATGGGATTTACTATGTGGTCGACCCCGGCTTTGTCAAGCAAAAAGTCTACAACTCCAAGACTGGTATCGACCAGCTTGTGGTGACTCCCATCTCACAG GCCCAGGCCAAGCAGAGGGCGGGTCGAGCCGGCAGAACGGGCCCAGGGAAAACGTACAGGCTCTACACAGAGAGAGCCTACAGAGATGAGATGCTGACGACCAACGTGCCTGAGATCCAGAGAACCAACTTGGCCAGCACGGTGCTGTCTCTGAAG GCCATGGGCATCAATGACCTCCTGTCCTTCGACTTCATGGACGCTCCCCCCATGGAGACTCTGATCACAGCCATGGAGCAGCTCTACACTCTGGGAGCTCTGGACGATGAAGGTTTACTCACCAGACTCGGCAGAAGG ATGGCTGAGTTTCCTCTGGAGCCGATGCTGTGTAAGATGTTGATCATGTCTGTGCATCTGGGCTGCAGTGAGGAGATGCTCACCATCGTGTCCATGCTGTCTGTGCAGAATGTCTTCTATCGGCCAAAG gacaaaCAAGCCCTGGCCGACCAGAAGAAGGCAAAGTTCCACCAACCTGAGGGAGACCACCTGACTCTGCTCGCTGTCTACAACTCCTGGAAGAACAACAAGTTCTCCAACCCCTGGTGTTACGAGAACTTCATCCAGGCCCGCTCCCTGCGCCGAGCCCAGGACATCCGCAAACAGATGCTGGGTATCATGGACAG gcaTAAGCTTGATGTGGTGTCTTGTGGAAAAGCCACGGTCCGAGTCCAGAAAGCCATCTGCAGTGGTTTCTTCAGGAACGCGGCCAAAAAGGATCCTCAGGAGGGCTACAGAACGCTGATAGACCAGCAAGTCGTGTACATTCACCCCTCCAGTGCTCTGTTCAACCGCCAGCCTGAGTG GGTCGTCTACCACGAGTTGGTGTTGACCACCAAGGAGTACATGCGAGAGGTGACCACCATCGACCCCCGCTGGCTGGTGGAGTTCTCTCCGGCCTTCTTCAAAGTGTCCGACCCCACGCGCCTCAGCAAGCAGAAGAAACAGCAACGTCTGGAGCCGCTGTACAATCGCTACGAGGAGCCCAACGCCTGGAGGATCTCCCGCGCCTTCAGACGCCGTTGA